A single Gemmatimonadota bacterium DNA region contains:
- a CDS encoding GWxTD domain-containing protein — protein MSPTPASPIPENLHDTSLEAGKAHYEAERFREALALFQQAVKEDGGSASAYYWRGMAQYALEEYRKAANSFKRTVELDEKWASGYVGLGKAYLQIKYRRLDARNALRSAARLLPNDPEVQYHLGMAHMNPRKTDRIVGGDWDGRTFFLKATVLDPSHPDAFYQIGRCYERPESPGPPEFDIAMAAYFSQYRVNPDHYDALGRFVYLALLSERYGLAVELIDRATDDLGATGSAIVQALRKHFSTLSEAAKPRPDVLHEVIETYFSLIEPDEKEVYRDLTHVAPPDELASWQEAEGSERDARWHAFWNARDSNPVTVVNERLVEHYRRVMFARYHFSQGQHPYDRRGEMHVRFGAPEDRRNDVHIADRNAYRSAAISNDPVVDAIREQNDRYGYRLRVDRGRMTIVPPEGMTEEEINDAGELLAGGIVASSGQLTMQDERKLMGHGYATESWVYARYGLELFFVDQFGGGRFDYPWGNLLTSQQEMVRQERFSPRRLAEELIANAPEEYLHDLGGEHLEYAFDAVSFRADNGATELDLSYSIPVWQFGDVSDGRGIRTRLEHQITLRDSAMSPRFTHAFGFGPFERPKRKMAESHVKVPVYTLPESVVAPPGSFTMAVQVRDETSQKTGVYLRPVTLSDYSGEELLISDLKLATLITPSGVQGPFVRNGLNITPNPGRLYIRENPVYVYYEVYNLSLDRERKTAYEILYEISPRGGSARRGWTARRQRDMQTVMMAFSGEGYSTEDREYTSLDTSGLPAGEYVLNVTLTDLNAGSSVTRSANFLVMVR, from the coding sequence GTGTCGCCCACGCCTGCGAGTCCCATACCTGAGAATCTCCATGATACTTCCCTGGAAGCGGGCAAGGCGCATTACGAAGCCGAACGGTTCCGGGAAGCACTGGCGCTGTTTCAGCAGGCGGTAAAGGAGGACGGAGGTTCCGCATCGGCGTACTATTGGCGGGGAATGGCTCAGTACGCATTGGAAGAATACCGTAAGGCGGCAAATTCGTTCAAGCGAACGGTCGAACTGGACGAGAAGTGGGCATCGGGCTACGTGGGGCTGGGCAAGGCCTACCTGCAGATCAAATACCGGAGACTGGACGCTCGCAACGCCTTGCGCAGTGCGGCGCGATTGTTGCCCAACGACCCAGAAGTCCAGTATCACCTGGGCATGGCCCATATGAACCCGCGCAAGACCGACCGGATTGTCGGCGGCGACTGGGACGGCCGGACTTTCTTCCTCAAGGCGACAGTATTAGATCCTTCCCATCCCGATGCTTTTTACCAGATCGGCCGTTGTTACGAACGACCCGAGTCGCCCGGTCCGCCCGAATTCGACATTGCGATGGCGGCCTATTTCTCGCAGTACAGGGTTAATCCCGATCATTACGACGCACTCGGCCGTTTCGTCTACCTGGCCCTTCTTTCCGAAAGGTATGGACTGGCCGTTGAGTTAATCGATCGGGCTACCGATGATCTGGGAGCAACGGGATCAGCGATCGTCCAGGCCCTTCGGAAGCATTTCAGCACGCTTTCCGAAGCTGCAAAACCACGGCCCGACGTATTGCATGAGGTGATTGAGACCTACTTTTCCCTTATTGAACCTGACGAAAAAGAAGTCTACCGGGACCTGACGCACGTAGCCCCTCCGGACGAACTGGCGTCCTGGCAGGAAGCCGAAGGCAGCGAACGCGATGCGCGCTGGCACGCCTTCTGGAACGCCAGGGACTCGAATCCCGTCACGGTGGTGAATGAACGCCTCGTGGAGCATTACCGGCGGGTCATGTTCGCCCGGTACCATTTCTCGCAGGGGCAGCACCCCTATGACCGCCGCGGCGAGATGCACGTCCGCTTCGGCGCACCGGAAGACCGCCGCAACGACGTCCATATAGCGGATCGAAACGCCTACAGGTCGGCCGCGATTTCCAATGATCCGGTCGTCGACGCGATCCGGGAGCAGAATGACCGGTACGGTTATCGATTGCGTGTCGACCGGGGCCGCATGACGATCGTCCCGCCCGAGGGAATGACTGAAGAAGAAATCAATGATGCCGGCGAATTGCTGGCCGGCGGGATCGTCGCATCATCCGGACAACTGACCATGCAGGATGAGAGAAAGTTGATGGGGCATGGATACGCCACCGAAAGCTGGGTATACGCCCGGTATGGCCTGGAACTGTTCTTCGTCGACCAGTTCGGCGGGGGCCGGTTCGATTACCCGTGGGGAAATCTCCTGACCAGCCAGCAGGAAATGGTCCGGCAGGAACGGTTCAGTCCCCGGCGGCTGGCCGAGGAACTGATCGCCAATGCGCCCGAGGAATACCTGCATGACCTCGGCGGGGAACATCTCGAGTACGCTTTCGACGCCGTGAGCTTCCGTGCGGACAACGGCGCGACGGAGCTGGACCTGTCCTACAGCATCCCCGTCTGGCAGTTCGGCGACGTATCGGACGGCCGGGGGATCCGTACCCGGCTCGAACACCAAATCACTCTGCGCGATTCGGCCATGAGCCCGCGGTTCACCCACGCCTTCGGATTCGGCCCCTTCGAACGGCCGAAGCGGAAGATGGCCGAAAGCCACGTGAAAGTCCCGGTGTATACCTTGCCCGAGAGTGTCGTGGCGCCGCCGGGAAGCTTCACGATGGCGGTCCAGGTGCGGGACGAAACGTCGCAAAAAACCGGGGTGTATCTAAGGCCGGTCACGCTGTCGGATTACAGCGGGGAAGAACTGCTCATCAGCGACCTCAAACTGGCCACCCTGATCACGCCGTCCGGCGTGCAGGGCCCCTTCGTGCGCAACGGACTGAACATCACGCCCAATCCGGGACGGCTCTACATCCGGGAAAACCCTGTTTACGTCTACTACGAGGTTTACAATCTCAGCCTGGACAGGGAGAGGAAGACGGCGTACGAAATCCTCTACGAGATCAGCCCCCGGGGAGGCAGCGCGCGGCGCGGCTGGACGGCTCGCAGACAACGGGACATGCAGACGGTGATGATGGCTTTCTCGGGAGAAGGATATTCGACCGAGGACCGGGAGTACACGTCGCTGGATACCTCCGGCTTGCCGGCGGGTGAGTACGTGCTCAACGTCACGTTGACCGACCTGAATGCGGGGAGCAGTGTCACCCGCTCGGCCAACTTCCTGGTCATGGTGCGGTAG
- a CDS encoding serine hydrolase — protein MATAMVAGTPYTVCAQDAAYAQGTRGSVTGSAGNPGAEEAVEEDPVQRVLRERVDDYGQTVGVVAGIIRGINRYVYAHGTLNRGTIRRVSGMTVFEIGQLSSLYTTAMLSLMVQRGDVNLTDEVSAYLPETVTVPTTRAGNPILIEHLATHTSGLPRLPDNLVSDDPDDPLKGYSVELMYAFLDRYAETQRDGHAFPFDFEDPDSEDPMDREGESPLAPDSEGSLGRKAEDRSDTPGRNVPEYRDGMEGVIGTEDRYAYSDLGMGLLGHVLERAAGESYDQLIRVLLGDPLKLANTANASTPSMRTYLATGHDDARRPVPSWSDTTLVGGTGLRSNLLDMMTLVSASMGIIYALPEDFTEDDSTRYHASFDSLIVARHPTDEEDVQTALGWKVRQDERGRDIHWLTGRTNGFYAFAAFLKQWRKGVVVLSNSSASVEDIGFHLLSARNPLAPPPRKVVHLTEDAYVACTGTYAFSPEFTVEITYSDGMLYGQPPGQPRSELVLESSGDFYLEEEDARITFVPDEEGNVDHFLFLQDGQTHRAERVR, from the coding sequence ATGGCCACCGCGATGGTGGCGGGCACACCGTACACGGTATGCGCGCAAGACGCCGCCTACGCGCAGGGGACGCGGGGCAGTGTAACCGGCAGCGCGGGAAATCCGGGCGCGGAAGAGGCCGTGGAAGAGGATCCTGTGCAGCGCGTGCTGCGGGAACGCGTCGACGATTACGGCCAGACGGTGGGCGTCGTCGCCGGGATCATCCGCGGCATCAACCGGTACGTCTACGCCCACGGCACGCTCAACCGCGGCACGATCCGGCGCGTGAGTGGCATGACGGTCTTCGAGATCGGGCAGTTGAGCAGCCTGTACACCACGGCCATGCTGTCCCTCATGGTCCAGCGGGGCGACGTAAACCTGACCGACGAGGTGTCCGCCTATCTCCCGGAGACGGTGACCGTCCCGACCACGCGTGCAGGAAACCCCATCCTGATCGAGCACCTCGCCACCCACACCTCGGGACTGCCCCGCCTGCCGGACAACCTGGTTTCTGACGACCCGGACGATCCGCTGAAGGGGTATTCGGTGGAACTGATGTACGCGTTTCTCGATCGGTACGCGGAAACACAGCGCGACGGGCACGCGTTTCCGTTCGATTTCGAAGATCCGGACAGCGAAGATCCTATGGATCGGGAAGGCGAAAGTCCCCTGGCTCCGGATAGCGAAGGTTCACTCGGTCGGAAAGCCGAAGACCGTTCGGATACGCCGGGCCGAAATGTACCGGAGTACCGCGACGGTATGGAGGGCGTTATCGGGACGGAAGACCGCTACGCCTATTCCGATCTCGGCATGGGGCTCCTGGGACACGTGCTCGAACGCGCGGCCGGCGAATCCTATGACCAATTGATCCGGGTATTGCTCGGCGATCCGCTCAAGCTGGCCAACACGGCCAATGCGTCTACGCCGTCCATGCGGACGTACCTGGCGACCGGACACGACGACGCCCGCAGGCCCGTTCCCTCCTGGTCCGACACGACCCTCGTGGGCGGTACGGGTCTTCGGTCCAACCTCCTGGACATGATGACCCTGGTGTCGGCCAGCATGGGGATCATCTACGCCCTGCCGGAAGATTTCACCGAAGACGATTCGACTCGCTACCACGCGTCCTTCGACAGCCTCATCGTGGCCCGGCATCCCACGGACGAGGAGGACGTCCAGACCGCGCTGGGCTGGAAAGTGCGCCAGGACGAGCGAGGCCGCGACATCCACTGGCTCACCGGCCGGACCAATGGGTTCTACGCCTTCGCCGCCTTTCTCAAGCAGTGGCGCAAGGGCGTCGTGGTCCTGTCCAACAGCTCGGCCAGCGTCGAGGACATCGGGTTCCACCTGCTGAGCGCCCGGAACCCCCTGGCGCCGCCCCCGAGGAAGGTCGTGCACCTGACCGAGGACGCCTACGTGGCCTGCACAGGCACCTACGCCTTTTCCCCCGAATTCACCGTGGAAATCACCTACAGCGACGGCATGCTCTACGGCCAGCCGCCCGGCCAGCCCCGGAGCGAACTCGTCCTCGAATCGTCAGGTGATTTCTACCTGGAAGAAGAGGATGCCCGGATCACCTTCGTCCCGGACGAAGAGGGAAACGTCGACCACTTCCTCTTTCTCCAGGACGGGCAAACTCACCGGGCGGAACGGGTGAGGTAG
- a CDS encoding Ig-like domain-containing protein, translating into MIRPYSRAFVMITASIYFMILAGCGGGDSSPTSPTPSTPTPPAPPPTPVATSLTVTPSSHTLATIGATVQLSATVRDQNNNPMSGQTVTWTSSNTGVATVSGNGLVTAVSNGTTQITARSGNASGTSNITVAEPVPTRIAVTPSSHTLEEIGETVQLRATVRDQRNNAMSGQTITWSSGDEAVATVDGNGLVTAVSDGMAEITAKSGNLSANATITVASPVPTTVTIEPAAHTFEAIGDTLQLAAVVLDQRENAMMDVTVTWSSGDEAVATVDENGLVTAVDNGMAEITAEAGDAMGTAAITVSQVPANISIEVDAEATTLTEIGQTLQLMVSVSDANEEPISEPSVTWMSSDEAVVTVDEDGLVEAVGNGMADVMAASGDVSDMVSITVMDPDAVEEGDDEEEVPDEEVDEIVYEPWVGVKVYRGRLEFTVPGLGTLPLTGCSPTLNGFSFGGTTITVHYSIWQRRDDMNSPWEDIEDTRETFKACAYDSDIPGEYRLVGEVTLDGVTSLRASENTFVVP; encoded by the coding sequence GTGATTCGCCCATATAGCCGTGCGTTCGTCATGATCACGGCTTCCATTTACTTCATGATCCTTGCAGGATGCGGCGGCGGGGACAGCAGCCCGACGAGCCCCACGCCGTCCACGCCGACACCCCCGGCGCCGCCCCCGACACCCGTGGCGACGAGCCTCACCGTCACGCCTTCTTCCCACACGCTCGCGACAATCGGCGCGACCGTGCAGCTGTCAGCTACGGTGAGGGACCAGAACAACAACCCCATGTCCGGCCAGACCGTGACCTGGACGAGCAGCAACACCGGTGTGGCGACGGTCAGCGGTAATGGACTGGTGACGGCGGTGAGCAATGGTACGACCCAGATTACGGCGCGTTCCGGAAACGCGTCGGGCACCTCGAACATCACGGTGGCCGAACCGGTGCCGACCCGGATCGCGGTAACGCCCTCCTCGCATACGCTGGAGGAGATCGGAGAAACGGTACAACTCAGGGCGACGGTACGAGATCAGCGGAACAACGCCATGTCCGGCCAGACCATCACCTGGTCGAGCGGGGACGAAGCCGTGGCGACCGTGGACGGCAACGGCCTTGTGACCGCGGTGAGCGACGGCATGGCGGAGATCACGGCCAAATCCGGCAACCTGTCTGCCAATGCGACCATAACCGTCGCGAGTCCGGTGCCGACAACTGTAACGATCGAGCCTGCGGCACACACGTTCGAGGCGATCGGGGACACCTTGCAGCTCGCGGCCGTCGTGCTGGACCAGCGCGAGAACGCGATGATGGACGTGACCGTGACCTGGTCGAGCGGAGACGAAGCCGTGGCGACCGTGGACGAGAACGGCCTGGTCACCGCGGTGGATAACGGCATGGCGGAGATCACGGCCGAGGCCGGAGACGCCATGGGTACCGCGGCGATCACCGTCTCCCAGGTTCCGGCGAACATCAGCATCGAGGTTGACGCCGAAGCCACCACCCTGACCGAGATCGGACAGACCCTGCAGCTCATGGTCTCCGTCAGCGACGCGAACGAAGAACCGATCTCCGAACCATCCGTCACTTGGATGAGCAGTGACGAAGCCGTGGTTACCGTGGACGAGGATGGACTGGTGGAAGCGGTGGGTAACGGCATGGCTGATGTCATGGCAGCGTCAGGTGATGTATCGGATATGGTGAGCATTACGGTGATGGATCCGGATGCAGTCGAAGAAGGGGATGACGAAGAAGAGGTTCCTGATGAAGAAGTCGACGAGATCGTCTATGAACCGTGGGTTGGCGTGAAGGTATATCGCGGCCGATTGGAGTTCACGGTACCAGGGCTGGGTACCTTGCCTCTGACGGGGTGTTCTCCAACCCTGAATGGCTTTTCGTTTGGAGGTACGACTATTACCGTCCATTACTCCATATGGCAGCGAAGAGACGATATGAACAGTCCATGGGAAGACATCGAGGACACAAGGGAGACTTTCAAGGCTTGTGCATACGATTCAGATATCCCTGGTGAGTACAGACTGGTTGGTGAGGTGACGCTCGACGGCGTAACGAGTTTACGCGCCAGCGAAAACACGTTCGTCGTTCCCTGA
- a CDS encoding ABC transporter permease, protein MLKNHLVIALRHLFANKGYFLINTLGLSTGIACSLLVFLFVRQEWTFDTFHEKADRIYRVNVSGQGFDGTPFRTAITPIPLAPALKRQFPGVVETVRIRQFGGGLVVRVGDDTFREDRMLTCDPSFFQVFSFPLIEGDPETVFADFNALVISRSIAEKYFGGESALDRQLTIRDDPFTVTGVTEDNPGNSSIQFDFLLPFERTIGMNPFLADAVDSWNYSVTSTYAELSDPQQADLLTEQFPDFSRAHFSGQMSRMLEIQALTDTHLDPGVGNGLGTASDPNRSYILISVALLVLFIACVNFTNLAICRSSTRAKEVGLRKVFGAQQSQIAGQHLGESLVLSCFALVLGVILAHLFLPIFNSLAGCSLVLDYLSSGSTLAALLAFTLLVAFVSGSYPSLVLSRFNPVAIFQRRIQVGGPNLLIRGLMVVQFGLSAALVVSILVMTRQLDFARTGDLGYNAENIVVIEKDQDSGSLDVFRNRVKSYEGVLDVTGVSNSFGPNRGLAQAAYADTAGNRLEAFMYTVDYDYVKTLELNLVSGRDFSREFGGDESGSCIINEAAARSMGWEDPVGRTLPHGVTVVGVVEDYHYRSMHHEIEPVILTLNPVVFGDDDMDRINFFMVRVSERGLPATLDLLREAWAEVAPGSPFGYFFLDDDLARFYVEETNLARIFTYSAVFALLIACLGVYGLVSLEVVRRTREVGIRKVMGAAVSDIMGLLSKQFVFLVLIANVLAWPAAWWLMNQWLADFAYRAEFGVGPFILAGLAVLAITLVTVSLQTFRSALINPADTLRRE, encoded by the coding sequence ATGCTGAAAAACCATCTTGTCATCGCGCTGCGGCATCTCTTCGCCAACAAGGGCTACTTCCTCATCAACACGCTGGGTCTTTCCACCGGCATCGCCTGCAGCCTGCTCGTATTCCTCTTCGTACGCCAGGAGTGGACCTTCGATACCTTTCACGAGAAAGCGGACCGGATTTACCGTGTGAACGTGTCTGGGCAGGGATTCGACGGCACGCCTTTCCGCACCGCGATTACACCGATTCCGCTCGCACCGGCGCTGAAACGCCAGTTCCCCGGGGTGGTCGAAACGGTCAGGATTCGACAGTTCGGGGGTGGTTTGGTGGTGCGTGTCGGGGACGACACCTTCAGGGAAGATCGCATGCTAACCTGCGATCCCTCGTTCTTCCAGGTGTTTTCGTTTCCGCTTATCGAAGGAGATCCCGAAACCGTATTCGCCGACTTCAACGCCCTGGTGATCAGTCGGTCCATTGCGGAGAAGTACTTTGGCGGGGAAAGCGCACTGGACCGGCAACTCACGATCAGGGATGATCCGTTTACCGTGACCGGCGTGACGGAGGACAACCCGGGCAATTCCAGTATTCAGTTCGATTTCCTGCTTCCCTTCGAGCGGACGATCGGCATGAACCCCTTTCTCGCCGATGCCGTTGACAGCTGGAACTACTCGGTCACTTCCACGTACGCGGAATTGTCGGATCCTCAACAGGCCGATCTGCTCACGGAGCAGTTTCCCGATTTCTCCAGGGCCCATTTCTCGGGGCAGATGTCCAGGATGCTGGAAATCCAGGCGCTCACGGACACCCACCTGGACCCGGGCGTAGGGAACGGCCTGGGTACCGCCAGCGATCCGAACAGGTCCTACATACTGATCAGCGTCGCGCTGCTCGTCCTTTTCATAGCGTGCGTCAACTTCACGAACCTGGCCATATGCCGTTCCTCGACCCGCGCGAAGGAGGTCGGTCTCCGCAAGGTGTTCGGCGCGCAGCAGTCGCAGATCGCGGGGCAGCACCTGGGCGAATCGCTGGTGCTGAGTTGCTTCGCCCTCGTGCTCGGGGTGATCCTGGCCCATCTCTTCCTGCCTATCTTCAACTCGTTGGCGGGGTGTTCACTCGTCCTCGACTACCTTTCCAGCGGTTCCACGCTGGCCGCACTCCTGGCGTTCACCTTGCTGGTCGCATTCGTATCCGGCAGCTACCCGTCCCTGGTCCTTTCCAGGTTCAATCCGGTCGCCATCTTCCAGCGGCGGATCCAGGTCGGCGGGCCGAATCTGCTCATCCGGGGCCTCATGGTCGTGCAGTTCGGACTGTCCGCGGCACTCGTCGTCTCCATTCTGGTCATGACGCGGCAGCTGGATTTCGCCCGGACCGGGGACCTTGGATACAACGCCGAGAACATCGTCGTAATCGAGAAAGACCAGGATTCCGGCAGCCTGGATGTTTTCAGGAATAGGGTGAAATCCTACGAGGGCGTGCTGGACGTGACCGGAGTATCAAACTCCTTCGGTCCGAACCGGGGACTGGCCCAGGCCGCGTATGCCGACACGGCCGGTAACCGGTTGGAAGCGTTCATGTATACCGTGGACTACGACTACGTGAAGACCCTGGAACTCAACCTCGTCTCCGGTCGCGATTTCTCGAGGGAGTTCGGGGGTGACGAATCGGGATCATGCATCATCAACGAGGCCGCGGCCAGGTCGATGGGATGGGAAGATCCTGTGGGCCGCACGCTGCCGCACGGCGTCACGGTCGTCGGCGTGGTGGAAGACTACCATTACCGGTCCATGCACCACGAGATCGAACCCGTCATACTCACCCTGAATCCGGTGGTGTTCGGGGATGATGATATGGATCGGATCAATTTTTTCATGGTGCGCGTCAGCGAGCGGGGCCTGCCCGCCACGCTGGATCTGCTGAGAGAAGCATGGGCCGAAGTGGCGCCGGGATCGCCCTTCGGGTACTTCTTCCTGGATGACGACCTTGCCCGTTTCTACGTGGAAGAGACCAACCTGGCGCGGATCTTTACCTATTCGGCGGTCTTCGCCCTGCTGATCGCCTGCCTGGGTGTATACGGCCTGGTTTCCCTGGAGGTCGTCCGACGTACACGGGAGGTCGGCATCCGCAAGGTGATGGGCGCCGCCGTATCGGACATCATGGGCCTGCTGTCGAAACAGTTCGTCTTTCTCGTCCTCATCGCGAACGTACTCGCCTGGCCGGCGGCCTGGTGGCTCATGAACCAATGGCTGGCCGACTTCGCCTACCGCGCCGAGTTCGGCGTGGGGCCGTTTATCCTGGCAGGTCTCGCGGTACTGGCCATTACCCTGGTCACCGTCAGCCTGCAGACCTTCCGAAGCGCCCTGATCAATCCGGCGGACACCCTGCGCCGCGAGTAG
- a CDS encoding aminopeptidase produces MRDPRYDDLAKVLTGHSTKIETGDRVLVEVFDVPDDMVISLIRAIREAGGVPLVSIKHQRVMRELVRAGDEDAMEAAGAHETHRMERVQAYMALRGSRNVMEMSDVPGDAMRLYEQRWLKPVHFDVRVPKTRWVVLRWPTPSMAQQAGMSTEAFEDFFFDVCTLDYGKMERALAPLKERMDRTDRVRITGPGTDLAFSIRGIPTVGCSGDRNIPDGECFTAPVRDSVNGVIRFNTPTLYHGVTFTDVELRFEEGRITGATGNRAEKLNEIFDTDEGARYIGEFAIGFNPHITAPMLDILFDEKIAGSFHFTPGQAYEEADNGNRSAVHWDMVMIQTPEFGGGTIEFDGEVIRRDGRFVVPELEDLNPERLK; encoded by the coding sequence ATGCGCGACCCACGATACGACGACCTGGCGAAAGTGCTCACCGGACATTCGACGAAGATTGAGACCGGGGACCGGGTGCTCGTCGAGGTCTTCGACGTGCCCGACGACATGGTGATCTCTCTGATCCGCGCGATCCGGGAGGCGGGCGGTGTGCCGCTGGTCTCCATCAAGCACCAGCGCGTCATGCGGGAGCTGGTCCGCGCCGGGGACGAGGACGCCATGGAAGCCGCCGGCGCCCATGAAACCCATCGCATGGAGCGGGTGCAGGCTTACATGGCCCTGCGGGGCAGCCGGAACGTGATGGAGATGTCGGACGTGCCGGGCGACGCCATGCGGCTCTACGAGCAACGCTGGCTCAAGCCTGTGCACTTCGATGTGCGAGTGCCGAAGACCCGGTGGGTGGTGCTGCGCTGGCCGACGCCGTCCATGGCGCAGCAGGCCGGCATGAGCACCGAGGCCTTCGAGGACTTCTTCTTCGACGTGTGCACCCTGGACTACGGGAAGATGGAACGAGCGCTCGCGCCACTGAAGGAGCGCATGGACCGCACCGATCGCGTCCGGATCACGGGTCCGGGCACCGACCTGGCCTTCAGCATCCGCGGCATCCCCACCGTGGGATGCTCGGGCGACCGCAACATCCCCGACGGCGAGTGCTTTACCGCGCCGGTGCGCGACTCGGTCAACGGCGTCATCCGGTTCAACACGCCGACGCTGTACCACGGCGTGACTTTCACGGACGTGGAATTGAGATTCGAGGAGGGCAGGATCACCGGGGCCACGGGCAACCGGGCGGAGAAGCTCAACGAGATCTTCGACACCGACGAGGGGGCGCGCTACATCGGCGAGTTCGCCATCGGCTTCAACCCCCACATCACCGCGCCCATGCTGGACATCCTCTTCGACGAGAAGATCGCCGGGTCCTTCCACTTCACGCCTGGGCAGGCCTACGAAGAAGCCGACAACGGCAACCGGTCCGCCGTCCACTGGGACATGGTCATGATCCAGACGCCGGAATTCGGCGGCGGGACCATCGAGTTCGACGGGGAAGTGATCCGGAGGGACGGGCGGTTCGTCGTTCCGGAACTGGAGGACCTGAACCCGGAGCGATTGAAGTAA
- a CDS encoding glycosyl hydrolase yields the protein MSNELTRTYRPFSDARPYTRWWWFYDDIRMEDVRTQLKWVRDQGFGGVEIAFMYPQPGAGEGPRWLSEAWSGLVAGAKEEADRLGIGCDFTFSTSWPFGGSIVPEEDAGQVFDGPSDQRLEKSWELSYYGQGRILNHLDPDALERYAGHVGGALKPALRGTTSALFSDSWEVFPEGLWSAHLDPVFRDRFRYDLEPFKASIDQHPDVRYDYRKILSDAAIEGFFRPYADICRRLGAVSRVQCHGAPADLLEAFALVDVPESEALLFETFFSAIPGSAAALGARPVVTCETFTCIYGYEPWPAPSPHHGEEKVEDLKLMADAVFANGVNHIVWHGMPYNAPGGTNTFYATTHVGPDSGFAGRLPAFNAYLAESADFVKQGRTYTDVAVYLPLEDHWMRHMLPEDRRGPAANYYWELQTVDRPGSLLGYHPLWISTPFLEDAVVEDGRVRYGEAAFSTIYVDVDWLDGEGLSALLRLAREGARVCIPRRPSVPGHRPPADYADRLGELMSQASVTADPGVALRHPPLVSGRDAPEFWCREVDGDYHVFFAHPDTKRIRYPMAYEGWRSTRMVEREVVLHVNGRERTVRLAFEPEDAMLVRVSASGAVEVTPGHVDD from the coding sequence ATGTCGAACGAACTGACCAGGACCTACCGGCCCTTTTCGGACGCCCGTCCCTACACGCGCTGGTGGTGGTTCTACGACGACATCAGAATGGAAGACGTCCGGACGCAGCTCAAATGGGTGCGGGACCAGGGGTTCGGAGGGGTGGAGATCGCCTTCATGTACCCGCAGCCCGGGGCCGGAGAAGGACCCCGCTGGCTGAGCGAGGCGTGGTCTGGCCTGGTCGCCGGCGCCAAGGAGGAGGCGGACCGGCTGGGCATCGGGTGCGACTTCACTTTCAGCACCTCCTGGCCCTTTGGCGGGTCGATCGTACCGGAGGAGGATGCGGGACAAGTATTCGACGGACCGTCGGACCAGCGGCTCGAGAAGTCGTGGGAGCTGTCCTACTACGGCCAGGGCCGGATCCTGAACCACCTGGACCCGGACGCGCTGGAGCGGTACGCCGGCCACGTCGGCGGCGCGCTGAAACCGGCTCTGCGAGGCACTACTTCGGCGCTGTTCTCCGATTCGTGGGAGGTATTTCCGGAGGGGCTCTGGAGCGCCCACCTGGATCCGGTCTTCCGGGATCGCTTCAGGTATGACCTTGAACCCTTCAAGGCATCGATCGACCAGCATCCCGATGTACGGTACGACTACCGGAAGATCCTGTCGGACGCGGCGATCGAGGGCTTCTTCAGGCCCTACGCCGACATCTGCCGCCGCCTCGGCGCCGTGAGCCGCGTGCAGTGCCACGGGGCGCCAGCGGACCTGCTGGAAGCCTTCGCACTCGTGGACGTCCCGGAATCCGAGGCCCTGCTGTTCGAGACCTTCTTCTCGGCCATCCCCGGGTCGGCGGCGGCCCTGGGCGCGCGGCCCGTCGTGACCTGCGAGACCTTCACCTGTATCTACGGCTACGAGCCGTGGCCCGCACCGTCGCCCCATCACGGCGAGGAGAAGGTGGAGGACCTGAAGCTCATGGCGGACGCGGTGTTCGCCAACGGCGTCAACCACATCGTCTGGCACGGCATGCCGTACAACGCGCCCGGCGGGACCAACACCTTCTACGCGACCACGCACGTCGGTCCGGACAGCGGGTTCGCCGGCCGGCTTCCGGCCTTCAACGCCTACCTGGCGGAGTCGGCCGATTTCGTCAAGCAGGGCAGGACCTACACGGACGTGGCGGTGTACCTTCCGCTGGAAGACCACTGGATGCGCCACATGCTGCCCGAGGACCGGCGCGGACCAGCCGCCAACTACTACTGGGAGCTGCAGACCGTTGATCGGCCCGGCAGCCTGCTCGGCTACCATCCCCTGTGGATCTCGACGCCCTTCCTGGAGGATGCGGTGGTGGAGGACGGGCGCGTGCGATACGGAGAGGCGGCGTTTTCGACGATCTACGTTGACGTGGATTGGCTGGACGGCGAAGGCCTTTCGGCCCTGCTTCGCCTCGCCCGGGAGGGCGCCCGGGTCTGCATTCCGCGCCGGCCCTCCGTTCCCGGCCACCGTCCGCCAGCGGATTACGCGGATCGGCTGGGGGAACTGATGAGCCAAGCGTCGGTCACCGCGGATCCGGGCGTCGCGCTTCGCCATCCTCCCCTAGTCAGCGGCCGGGACGCGCCCGAGTTCTGGTGCCGGGAGGTCGATGGCGACTACCACGTCTTCTTTGCCCATCCCGATACGAAGCGGATCCGGTACCCCATGGCCTACGAGGGCTGGCGTTCCACCCGCATGGTCGAGCGGGAGGTGGTCCTGCACGTCAACGGCCGGGAGCGGACGGTGCGCCTGGCCTTCGAACCCGAAGACGCCATGCTGGTCAGAGTATCGGCGTCCGGCGCGGTGGAAGTGACGCCGGGGCACGTCGATGATTGA